The window TCACATTTTTGAGCAAACACAGAATTTTTCATTGTAATTTTAAATAGTTGCAAAGGACAAAATATCTAGTGTATTACATATACTtacttttcaaaaacaaagcTGTCTATGTAactctttccctggtggctcagactgtaaagaatctgcctacaacaaaggagaccagggtttgatccctgggtcgggaagatcccctggagagggaaatggctacccactcagtgttcttgcctggagaaccccatggacagagaagcctggtggggtatatagtccatggggttgcagagagttggacatgaccaggcgactaacactttgacaacACTAGTTATATACCTCaccacttttcattttaaaaatgtgacaagACCTTAACAGTCAGAAATTATATTTCCAATCTACTCTCCCTATAGAATTTATCCTAATATGTTTTTATGCCTGAAAATCTTTCATTGATCATACATAAgtctctgccaaaaaaaaaagagtaaatgattTGAAACAATTTTTACACATTTCCTGTGAtcataaattgaatttttttcttctgtattgaACTTCCATATAAATTAGTACAAATTTCAAAATTGTTAGTAgcacaaaatatattatttgtacAACAAACCTTTCACAGAGTTTGATAATAATACAATAAGATTCTATTGGAAATGCATCTCTTAATGAGAACAGATGGCCCTTGGGGCCTTGATTAAATGACAATTTGAGGACTAATCATTTTAGTTGGCATCTCCTTCTAGCATCCTGCAGGTAAAACAGTTCTGGGTGAGATGGGTGGCATCTCTGAGGGGGTAGAGATAGGTATCATTTGTTAACTAAGCTTTGCAACAGGGAGTCCATCCTGGGCGAAGAGGCAGGGGGGGATGAAAGGAGCCAGTAGGGAAGAAGATCTGTGTGATGGTTTCATGCAGGCGGGTCAACTGGAGGAAAGAGTTCACCTGGAGGTCAAGCATCTggaaaatttattcttttaaaagtgttttgctGTTGAACAGGTACATGTCTTAACCCCTTGCTGTGCCTCTAAGACCCCTTGAAGGTGTGCATTCTGGTTCCAGAACTGCCTTAGAGATAATGGGTAAGGTCAGGCCAAGCTGCTCCCCTATAGTTCACACCATGGGTCTGCCCTGAGGCATGGTGGCTGACCTCTGcatgcctccatttcctcacctgGAAAAAAGGGTGCTGTGAGAATGGGTGAGGTCCTGAGTGTGAAGTGCCCAGATGGGGCCTGCCATCAGTGCCCACCAGGTGATTTCTAGCTCTGGGCTACTTCTTTCCATAGACTGGACCAGCTCCAGGGCAGAACTGATGTGGGTGTTCCGGGTTCTCATCTAAAATGTGTTTACTTCCTATTATTTCAGTTTCCATTTGCTGAGAAGTTTCTGAGGTCTGTGAGGGACTCCCTGTTGCAAAGCTCAGTTAACAAATGATTTTGGTATTCCCCTTCATCTTCAGGCATCAAAGCAGTGATTTCTCTAACAGAAGAGCATATCTGAAAGCTTTGTTGAAACCACTTTCTTAAAGTGAGAGGATAAAAGATCTGCAACAGgataaagagagagacagacgGATGCTGAGCCAGGTTCCCACAGAGTTTATTGAGGGAGCCAAAGCCATTGAGAGGACAAAGGAGTCCTACTTCAACATCCCTCCTTGAAGCTGCTGGCCTCTGGCATGATGGAACATTCTGGGAGGGGGAGGACCTGCCCTGTGTGGGGCCACACAGAGCCTCTCACACCATAGCATACCCCACCCCCCCAAAGACCCAGACGCATGAGAGAGAAGACATAATTCCCATGGTGGGAGGGTGCTTATCCACCCCCTCTCCCTGAGGGGCTAGAGCTCTAGCCAAAAGGACCTCTGGAACAAAGGCCAGCACTCCTGGCCCTCTGACTGACCCGTCTAATCCTCAAAGTGAAGGCCTGGGCAATGAGCCTTGCTGATGGCACAGTTCAGACCTGGCCGCAGGCATCTACTCTAGGAGCTAACATTTAACATCCAAACATGATTAAAAACACTCAGGACAGTTCTCCTGCTGATCAGATAATGGCAGTCCTGCCGGACCCCGGCCAGAGACAGAGGTCCAAGATGATTGGGTGTGAGCATGTGAGAGGACCACATTACCCCAAGGGGAGGATCTCccaggggtcagctaggggccCAAAGCCTGGGCTTCTGTTTCTCCCCAGCCAGTGCCAGTGAGTCCCTAAAGATTCCCCCATaggggagaaagggaggagaagGTGGAGAGCTGGTGAAGAGGCTCACCCATGACTGGGCCTGGAGGTCAGATCTACTGGGGCGAGGAAAAGGCTGTAGAGGGGTGGGACACTGGGGCAGGGGTGCTGGGATGCTCCTCCGACTCTGGCATGTCATCCTGGAAGTACTCAGCCTGGCGATACTGCCACAGACGCAGATTCCCGTCCCACTGCAGGGTAGAAGGTGGCAAGCAGTCAGGGGATGCTGCCCTCACCAAGTCCCAGACACACACTGGCCTCCCTTATTCCAGCATCCTCACCGAACTGCTGACGATCTTCTCCTCAAAGGGGTGCCAGCTGACGTCACGCACACAGGCCTTGTGGCTGGTCAGCTTCTTCACGATGTGGCCACTGAGGAGGTCGTACACTGTCCAGGGAAGGCCAGAGTGGAGAAGGGCAGCCAGAAGACCTTCCAGCCATCCCTCatctctccctgcctctcagGCAACTTCCCACCTTTCCAGAGGAGCAAAGCCCACATGTGGGAATGCTGTTAGTTTCTTTTCCCTACCTCAGGTTGAGAATATAATCTAGCAGAGCTTGGGTATCTATGGCTCTTAGCTAAATGTTACAGGGTCtacagttaagaaaatgaaatgtggcTTTAAAGCAGCAATTTTCTTGAAAGCTCACAAGATATGGGAGACACCACAAAGTTGAACATGGGGCTGTCTCCATAGACTTGTCAACCTGCTGCTCCTCTTCTGGACTCAGGTGcacctttctctctccctggatGGGCCTTCATCTCAGCACCTCCCTAGGCCTATCTTAGGCTCTGTTTTAGGCTCCTTCCATCTGTGTCTGTGTTTCTTCTCATGCATTCCTCCTGCTTCAGTGGCTGAACATCTTTTACGACTTGCTGCTTTTTGTGtcattctttctgtctctgttccCTCCTACCTATCATCTGTAATCTCTTCCCTGACTGATTAAAAAACAGAACCGTGTATATTTTTGGTGATCAAGTATATTTACTGACTAGAATTCTGTGTTcctttcttaatttaaaatgctaatgaatagaatgttttctctttctctgtttaagCTGCCCCGCTTCAGGCTAAACGAAATTTCATTATAGTTCTCACTGGATTTTTTAAGATGCTCACTGGTGGTTACAGGTAGAATGCCAGGGTAACATTCCTGCCCTTCCCGAGACCCCCTGGTCTGACACAGTCCTTACCGACCACTTTGCCAGTGGAGCAGCCACTGTAGATGAACTGCTGGCCGGTGCTGTGGGTGGGGGAGAATCGGCAACGGATGAGGGTGTGCAGCACCCCGTGGCCCCGGTAGGTCATCAAGGAGCTGTCccctgggagcttcagcttccgccAGGCTGGGGAGGCATGCAGGGcaaaccctgggttaggaagtcAGGATTCTCCTGTATCACCAGTCCTCAGCAAACACTGGTGCTCACAGTCAGTCATCTTTCCAATCCCCAACTGCTGTCTCTTTCCCCACCAAACAGTCAGCTGATATATGCCAGTATGGCTCTGCTGATTGTCAAGATGCTGTAGTACTTTGGTATCCATTGGCTTGGAGTGAGTGATCCCCAGTTCCCACAATGGTAACCCCtgactttcccatggttcagcaaACAAAAAGTTAATGCCTGGCCAGGGGGAGTCAGGAGAGGGGTCCCAGCTCCATCCACCATGCCCATGCTGGGCCTTACCACAGGTTAAATATTTTAACTACCACTCCTGACTCTTCACTCTCCAGATCTCAGGTTCTACGTCCGCTCTCACCTTTTTTGGGCACCTGCTGCCAGCGGTAGTCCCAGTTTTGCTGCGTGGCAGCCTGGCGAGAGGCTTCCATGCCTTCCCGGCTAGAAAAACGTCGGATATCCCAGAGCTTGATGGTCTGGTCTTTGGAGTTGGAGATGAGATATCGGGCATCACCCTGTGAATCCCAGGATGGATAAGGATGATCAGCACTCTCCTCTCTCAGCTGAGGGGTATGAACGCAGGCTGCTCTTTGGTCGCCTCTTTCTTCACCCAGGTGGGCCTCGCCATTGGTTTCCCATCACGGGCCACACACCCTGGCTAGGTTTCCCCTTTTTTGTCCAGCACACTGGCTGGCTCCTGTTCTAGCTTGGATCAGATTGTCTTCTACTTTTCTTGTACAGAAAGCCCTGCTCCTTGTGGGATGGTGCCAATCTTGCAAACGGTGGCTAAAGGAGGAGCTTGATGAGTTGCCACATCTGTTTGCTTTGACACCACAACTCAGTCGCCTGACTGTGCGGTCCTGCCTCTGCACCCACCTTACTGTCAATGAAAGTGATGCCGTCCTGGTGTCCGGCGAGCGCGCCCACAGGCTTGGGGTCATCCTCCCTCATGGTGCGTCGATCCCACACTTTGCAGATGGCATCGTCACCCCCGGAGAACAGGATCTGGGAGCTGACGTCAGCAAAGGCCACCGCATTCACATCATCCTCATGGGACTCAATCTAGGGGAGAAAGGGGCCAGGATGTTAACAACTTCTTTCTATGTCTTCCAACAAACCAAGGACCAGGAGGCAGAGGCTTGAAGTCTCAAGAGCAATACCTGAAGGGTCCGCCGGTTCTGTTCTCGATCAAAGACATACAGGCAGCCATCATTGGCCCTGAAGGGAAGGGGATAAagagggctctggagccaggaCCGAGAGGACCCATGCTACGTGTGCTCTGGAGACACTGTGTCTCCAAGTCCCGCTAAGGGGCAAGCCTTTGAGTCTTCTTATACAGGAGGTGGGAGAAGAGTTAGCTGTGACCTCCCATCTTGTGCTGGGGAAATGGTGCTTGAGAAGTGAAGCCACTCATAAATCTTGGCCCTGGAGAAGCCCTGGTTGTTCTCCATGGCTGCCTGGGTACGGGTATCTGCTGTAGTCTCTGTAATGGTAGAGCCCGTTTCTGGGAGAATTTCTGTCTCATTAACTTCTGGAGGCATCCCCACAAGCACTCACCCTCCTAGCACTTCTCGTCCATCTGAGGAGACAGCAATGGAGAAGACAGCGAAGCGACGTTCATCTGGCctgaaaagagacaaggaggaGCTGTATTAACTGAACTTCCCTTTAGCCCTGGTTAATCCACATAGAATGTGACGAGGGAGGTGAGGCACATTGCTGAGGGGAAAAGAAATCCCGCCAGCACACATGCCAGAATGTGGGGCACCTCAGTGAGGAACCGAGAAGAATCCTGCAGCCATCTATTTTATCC of the Muntiacus reevesi chromosome 7, mMunRee1.1, whole genome shotgun sequence genome contains:
- the DCAF11 gene encoding DDB1- and CUL4-associated factor 11 isoform X4, with the translated sequence MKMWIWPRGQVRLVQGGGAANLQLIQALSDSEEEHDSAWDGRLGDRYNPPVDATPDTRELECSEIKTQVELATGRLGLRRAARELSFPQMLHQRERGLCHQGSFSLGERSRVMSHFLPNDLGFTDTYSQKAFCGIYSKDGQIFMSACQDQTIRLYDCRYGRFRKFKSIKARDVGWSVLDVAFTPDGNHFLYSSWSDYIHICNIYGEGDTHTALDLRPDERRFAVFSIAVSSDGREVLGGANDGCLYVFDREQNRRTLQIESHEDDVNAVAFADVSSQILFSGGDDAICKVWDRRTMREDDPKPVGALAGHQDGITFIDSKGDARYLISNSKDQTIKLWDIRRFSSREGMEASRQAATQQNWDYRWQQVPKKAWRKLKLPGDSSLMTYRGHGVLHTLIRCRFSPTHSTGQQFIYSGCSTGKVVVYDLLSGHIVKKLTSHKACVRDVSWHPFEEKIVSSSWDGNLRLWQYRQAEYFQDDMPESEEHPSTPAPVSHPSTAFSSPQ
- the DCAF11 gene encoding DDB1- and CUL4-associated factor 11 isoform X3; this encodes MKMWIWPRGQVRLVQGGGAANLQLIQALSDSEEEHDSAWDGRLGDRYNPPVDATPDTRELECSEIKTQVELATGRLGLRRAARELSFPQMLHQRERGLCHQGSFSLGERSRVMSHFLPNDLGFTDTYSQKAFCGIYSKDGQIFMSACQDQTIRLYDCRYGRFRKFKSIKARDVGWSVLDVAFTPDGNHFLYSSWSDYIHICNIYGEGDTHTALDLRPDERRFAVFSIAVSSDGREVLGGANDGCLYVFDREQNRRTLQIESHEDDVNAVAFADVSSQILFSGGDDAICKVWDRRTMREDDPKPVGALAGHQDGITFIDSKGDARYLISNSKDQTIKLWDIRRFSSREGMEASRQAATQQNWDYRWQQVPKKGFALHASPAWRKLKLPGDSSLMTYRGHGVLHTLIRCRFSPTHSTGQQFIYSGCSTGKVVVYDLLSGHIVKKLTSHKACVRDVSWHPFEEKIVSSSWDGNLRLWQYRQAEYFQDDMPESEEHPSTPAPVSHPSTAFSSPQ
- the DCAF11 gene encoding DDB1- and CUL4-associated factor 11 isoform X1, yielding MGSRNSSSAGTGSGDPSEGLPRRGAGLRRSEEEEEEDEDVDLAQVLAYLLRRGQVRLVQGGGAANLQLIQALSDSEEEHDSAWDGRLGDRYNPPVDATPDTRELECSEIKTQVELATGRLGLRRAARELSFPQMLHQRERGLCHQGSFSLGERSRVMSHFLPNDLGFTDTYSQKAFCGIYSKDGQIFMSACQDQTIRLYDCRYGRFRKFKSIKARDVGWSVLDVAFTPDGNHFLYSSWSDYIHICNIYGEGDTHTALDLRPDERRFAVFSIAVSSDGREVLGGANDGCLYVFDREQNRRTLQIESHEDDVNAVAFADVSSQILFSGGDDAICKVWDRRTMREDDPKPVGALAGHQDGITFIDSKGDARYLISNSKDQTIKLWDIRRFSSREGMEASRQAATQQNWDYRWQQVPKKGFALHASPAWRKLKLPGDSSLMTYRGHGVLHTLIRCRFSPTHSTGQQFIYSGCSTGKVVVYDLLSGHIVKKLTSHKACVRDVSWHPFEEKIVSSSWDGNLRLWQYRQAEYFQDDMPESEEHPSTPAPVSHPSTAFSSPQ
- the DCAF11 gene encoding DDB1- and CUL4-associated factor 11 isoform X2, with protein sequence MGSRNSSSAGTGSGDPSEGLPRRGAGLRRSEEEEEEDEDVDLAQVLAYLLRRGQVRLVQGGGAANLQLIQALSDSEEEHDSAWDGRLGDRYNPPVDATPDTRELECSEIKTQVELATGRLGLRRAARELSFPQMLHQRERGLCHQGSFSLGERSRVMSHFLPNDLGFTDTYSQKAFCGIYSKDGQIFMSACQDQTIRLYDCRYGRFRKFKSIKARDVGWSVLDVAFTPDGNHFLYSSWSDYIHICNIYGEGDTHTALDLRPDERRFAVFSIAVSSDGREVLGGANDGCLYVFDREQNRRTLQIESHEDDVNAVAFADVSSQILFSGGDDAICKVWDRRTMREDDPKPVGALAGHQDGITFIDSKGDARYLISNSKDQTIKLWDIRRFSSREGMEASRQAATQQNWDYRWQQVPKKAWRKLKLPGDSSLMTYRGHGVLHTLIRCRFSPTHSTGQQFIYSGCSTGKVVVYDLLSGHIVKKLTSHKACVRDVSWHPFEEKIVSSSWDGNLRLWQYRQAEYFQDDMPESEEHPSTPAPVSHPSTAFSSPQ